In one window of Tachypleus tridentatus isolate NWPU-2018 chromosome 2, ASM421037v1, whole genome shotgun sequence DNA:
- the LOC143244446 gene encoding transmembrane channel-like protein 7, producing MCYEIVTCTCHRVSPSYSCGPFRSYSTMWSPVKDMVRSWPTMLQNIIDFMTSAGFAVPCFMILCLTLYYYLAQLSAYQHMAEVLKDQLIDAGRDKQFLLLRLSDVASKQESLTTIKHP from the exons ATGTGTTATGAGATTGTTACTTGTACCTGTCATAGGGTTTCACCATCCTATAGCTGTGGTCCATTCCGTAGTTACTCTACTATGTGGTCCCCAGTCAAAGACATGGTTCGTTCATGGCCAACgatgttacaaaacattattgACTTCATGACAAGTGCTGGTTTTGCTGTACcttgttttatgattttatg CTTGACCTTATATTACTATTTGGCCCAGTTGTCAGCTTACCAGCATATGGCTGAAGTTTTGAAGGACCAACTTATTGATGCTGGACGAGACAAACAATTTCTACTGCTCAGACTCTCGGATGTTGCCAGTAAACAAGAATCATTAACAACCATAAAACACCCATAA